The stretch of DNA GTTCGAGGAGGTGACGCTCGACACCCTCCGCGGCGGGGTGGCGTGCCGGTACTACCGCGCGGAGCGGCCCCGGGGCGCGGCCGTCTTCGTCGGCGGCGTGGGCGGGGGGTGGGACACGCCCGCGCGCGGCCTCTACCCCCGCCTCTGCGGCGAGCTGCCGGCCGAGGGGATCGCGTGCCTGCGCGTGCGCTTCCGCTTCCCGACCGTGCTGGAGGAGGCCGTGCACGACGTGGTCTCGGCGCTCGCGTTCCTGCGCGACGAGCGCGCGGGGCCGCTGGCGCTGGTGGGCCACTCGTTCGGCGGGGCGGTGATGGTGCGCGCCGCCGCCGCGGCCGAGGGCGTGCGCACCGTGGTCACCCTGGCCACGCAGGCGTACGGCGCCGAGCGGGTGGGCGAGCTGGGCCCGAACCGCTCGATCCTGCTGCTGCACGGCACCGCCGACACCATCCTTCCCGTGGCGGCGTCCGAGCACCTCTACCGGCTGGCCCGCGACCCGAAGGAGCTCGCCGTCTTCCCCGGCGCCGGCCACAGCCTGGACGCGGCCGCCGGCGAGGTGCACCGGCGGGTGCGGGGGTGGATCGTGCGGGAGCTGCCGGATGCGTGAGTGCGGGGTACGGGGTACGGGGTACGGGGTACGGAGTACGGGGTGCGAAGAGCGGCGGTGGGCGGGGGACGTGCAATTTCGCCCGGACTCGGTTATCTTATCCGATTCCGTACTTCGTACCTCGTACCCCGTACATTTCGAGCATCCGGCTTGCAGGCACGGGCCGGCGACTTTTCGGAGGAAAGACGAATGCCTGAACGCACGCCCAGAGTACGCCAGATCCGCCGCTTCGGCACGCCGCTGCCGGGGCTCACGCGCAAGGAGCCCGACTGGAAGACCTACCCGCCGGGGCAGCACGGCCCGGCCGGCGCCCGCGGCGGGGGCGGCGGGCGGCGCAAGCGCAGCGAGTACGGGCGCCAGCTCCTGGAGAAGCAGAAGCTCCGGCTCAACTACGGCGTCTCCGAGCGGCAGCTGCGCAACTACCTGGCGCGGGCGCTGCGCGAGTCCGGCGTCACCGGCGAGCAGCTCCTCTCCGTCCTGGAGCGGCGGCTCGACAACGTGG from Longimicrobium sp. encodes:
- a CDS encoding dienelactone hydrolase family protein, producing the protein MSEVESGVGEDRFEEVTLDTLRGGVACRYYRAERPRGAAVFVGGVGGGWDTPARGLYPRLCGELPAEGIACLRVRFRFPTVLEEAVHDVVSALAFLRDERAGPLALVGHSFGGAVMVRAAAAAEGVRTVVTLATQAYGAERVGELGPNRSILLLHGTADTILPVAASEHLYRLARDPKELAVFPGAGHSLDAAAGEVHRRVRGWIVRELPDA